One window of Nostoc sp. C052 genomic DNA carries:
- a CDS encoding DUF4912 domain-containing protein, producing MWQQEKKDTSIVRLALWVALATTPMAATLVLSAPMVAQSTSEATSFPLPTTVQNGSKVRIDGSGSLSAINQSLKKSFEKQFVGTKVEVAANGTSTALKNLLDGKIDIVAMGRGLTPAEKAQGLEQVRLRREKIAIVVSADNPFKGSLTSKQFARIFRGQITNWSQLGGPSEKIRLIDHPNTSETRNTFRTYPAFKTGEFATGSNATQLTEDNTAEIIKQLGKDGISYVLANQVSKLKGVRVLQLHQALPEDAKYPFSQPLVYVYKKNPGLTIVDFLGYTLAPPGQQAIEQARVSEAEAIAARVLQPAAFTALPNAQTTPAATPSPSATTSVFAQKPFVAAPAQNSPIVNKETPLWLLLPLFFVTAAGGLFWWILGRRPSPTDKTDNSPESNPHLPNTENGEAAVLNASTTSSLNGTILEEQPVSHFQEQETPDRTPFNIYAQTQSDLTQNATQGTSNLVQEATNGTSNLYDGTSNKTNGSENNNFGAAALGGGAALATGIGAATWSTFNNKDTETDSINETIELNNYTETNHHESDEIEWDIEAPAAVVNTPYPHLANIPENTSDVELPSSEVTAPLPELPNLPAVTSDFGYWDTAIEDQADEELQAELNWLESITSTEDTAPVDELPLPESSEAIADVEPSATQTSSLLNLPEIPEADAFNVVADAAEPTIDLPEETSPAVDSAGENVAETNSTDFAAAAALAAGVGVGTWASTLASDGQAEIDTPVDNEPIAAETAIGLVDADDESSIVLTPHTYTLAHVSWQISEAKKASLQQQGGSQLVVRLYDVTGIDLSYQSLNLVKQYESEETVYEGLVDIPVTDRDYIAEIGYIAYGEYWLLIARSAVLRVFNPIHPDPIVADVPIPDETDIGVVNVDVDEESSIVLTPRTHQWADVSWEISETKKAALQQQGGSQLVVRLYDVTGIDLSYQNPQFVQQYECEETAQDRFVEIPISDRDYIAEIGYVADGDVWLFIARSAIVRVFNPVHPDPTTDSTVSPVENVALTSETAIGWANVEAAIPEEEIPEEESSIVLTPRTPKWAYVSWHISKTQAEALQQQGGSQLVVRLYDVTGIDLSYQSPQLIQQYESEEVARDRFVAIPVSDRDYMVEIGYIANGDLWLLIARSANVRVFSRPHGDFWFVADAELIIHGATQPNTTVNIGGHNIKIKPDGTFHLRLPFSDGLMDYLITVAADGESTRTIHKKFSQETSES from the coding sequence ATGTGGCAACAAGAAAAAAAAGATACTTCGATAGTCAGGCTGGCATTATGGGTTGCCTTAGCTACAACCCCGATGGCAGCAACTCTGGTTTTATCAGCGCCAATGGTGGCACAATCTACATCGGAAGCGACCTCTTTCCCACTGCCAACAACAGTGCAAAATGGCTCAAAAGTAAGGATTGATGGTTCTGGTAGCTTGAGTGCAATCAACCAAAGTCTGAAAAAAAGTTTTGAAAAACAGTTTGTTGGCACAAAGGTTGAAGTTGCTGCTAATGGTACTAGTACGGCACTGAAAAATTTGCTAGATGGCAAAATCGACATAGTAGCAATGGGGCGCGGCTTGACACCAGCCGAAAAAGCCCAAGGACTAGAACAAGTTCGCTTGCGCCGTGAGAAGATTGCGATCGTGGTTAGCGCAGATAATCCTTTCAAAGGAAGCTTGACTAGTAAACAATTCGCCCGGATTTTCCGGGGACAAATTACCAATTGGTCACAACTGGGAGGGCCTTCAGAGAAGATTCGGTTAATCGATCACCCGAACACAAGTGAAACTCGCAATACTTTTCGTACTTATCCAGCCTTCAAAACTGGTGAATTTGCGACAGGGTCCAATGCTACCCAGCTAACTGAGGATAATACCGCAGAAATCATCAAACAACTGGGCAAAGACGGTATCAGCTATGTGTTAGCTAATCAGGTATCGAAGTTGAAAGGTGTGCGAGTTCTGCAATTACATCAAGCCTTACCAGAAGATGCGAAATATCCCTTCTCGCAACCTTTAGTCTACGTTTACAAAAAAAATCCCGGCTTAACTATAGTTGATTTTCTCGGCTATACTCTGGCTCCCCCAGGACAGCAGGCTATAGAACAAGCTAGAGTTTCTGAAGCAGAGGCGATCGCAGCCAGAGTATTACAACCTGCTGCTTTTACAGCTTTACCCAATGCCCAGACAACACCAGCAGCTACGCCTTCCCCTAGTGCCACTACTTCTGTATTTGCCCAAAAGCCCTTTGTAGCGGCTCCAGCACAAAATAGTCCAATTGTAAACAAAGAAACACCCTTGTGGTTGCTGCTACCTTTGTTTTTTGTAACCGCAGCTGGAGGATTATTCTGGTGGATTTTGGGGAGACGCCCATCCCCTACAGACAAAACAGATAACTCGCCAGAATCAAATCCTCATTTACCGAACACAGAAAATGGAGAAGCGGCGGTGCTAAATGCCAGCACAACTTCCTCCCTGAATGGAACGATACTTGAGGAACAGCCAGTGTCGCACTTTCAAGAGCAAGAAACCCCTGATCGCACTCCTTTCAACATCTATGCTCAAACACAATCTGACCTGACCCAGAATGCTACTCAGGGGACATCAAACTTAGTCCAAGAGGCAACTAATGGAACCTCAAACCTCTACGACGGCACATCAAACAAAACTAATGGATCGGAAAATAACAACTTTGGAGCCGCAGCTTTAGGCGGTGGTGCGGCTCTGGCAACAGGTATCGGGGCAGCTACCTGGTCTACCTTTAACAACAAAGACACGGAAACAGACTCTATCAATGAGACAATTGAACTAAATAATTATACGGAGACAAATCATCATGAATCTGATGAAATTGAATGGGACATAGAAGCCCCAGCAGCCGTAGTAAATACTCCATATCCTCACCTGGCTAATATTCCAGAAAATACTTCTGATGTGGAACTGCCTTCATCAGAGGTGACAGCCCCACTCCCAGAATTACCAAATCTGCCAGCAGTAACATCTGATTTTGGATATTGGGACACAGCAATTGAAGATCAAGCAGATGAGGAACTTCAAGCAGAGTTGAACTGGCTAGAGAGTATCACCTCAACTGAAGATACAGCCCCAGTAGATGAATTGCCCTTACCAGAGTCTAGCGAAGCGATAGCCGATGTAGAACCATCAGCGACACAAACATCTTCACTGTTAAATTTACCAGAAATACCAGAAGCAGATGCCTTTAACGTGGTGGCGGATGCGGCCGAACCCACTATCGATTTACCAGAAGAAACATCTCCAGCAGTCGATTCTGCTGGGGAAAATGTTGCAGAAACGAACTCCACAGATTTTGCCGCAGCTGCGGCTTTAGCAGCAGGCGTAGGGGTTGGAACCTGGGCTAGTACTTTGGCATCAGATGGCCAAGCCGAAATTGATACTCCGGTTGACAATGAGCCAATTGCCGCCGAAACAGCTATTGGTTTGGTAGATGCAGATGACGAGAGCAGTATTGTGCTGACCCCACATACTTATACATTGGCTCATGTCTCTTGGCAGATTTCTGAAGCTAAGAAAGCCTCGCTACAACAACAGGGAGGCTCTCAATTGGTAGTGCGGCTTTACGATGTGACTGGCATTGACCTAAGTTATCAAAGTCTCAACCTTGTAAAGCAGTATGAATCTGAAGAGACAGTATACGAAGGACTGGTGGATATTCCTGTCACCGATCGCGATTACATAGCTGAAATTGGCTATATCGCTTATGGCGAGTACTGGTTACTCATTGCCCGTTCCGCAGTTCTTCGAGTCTTCAATCCGATCCATCCAGATCCCATCGTTGCTGATGTGCCGATTCCTGATGAAACAGATATTGGCGTGGTAAATGTAGACGTAGATGAAGAGAGCAGTATTGTCCTCACACCCCGCACTCACCAATGGGCTGATGTCTCTTGGGAAATATCCGAAACCAAAAAAGCAGCACTGCAACAACAGGGCGGCTCTCAATTGGTAGTGCGGCTTTATGATGTGACTGGAATAGACTTGAGTTATCAAAATCCTCAGTTTGTCCAGCAGTATGAATGTGAAGAGACAGCACAGGATCGCTTTGTAGAAATTCCCATCAGCGATCGCGATTACATAGCTGAAATTGGCTATGTCGCTGATGGCGATGTCTGGTTATTCATTGCTCGTTCTGCGATCGTTCGTGTTTTCAATCCTGTCCATCCAGATCCCACAACAGATTCTACAGTTTCTCCAGTTGAAAATGTCGCCTTAACAAGCGAAACAGCTATTGGTTGGGCAAATGTAGAAGCAGCAATCCCTGAAGAAGAGATCCCTGAAGAAGAGAGCAGTATTGTCCTCACACCCCGCACTCCCAAATGGGCTTATGTCTCTTGGCACATTTCCAAGACTCAAGCTGAAGCGCTGCAACAACAGGGTGGTTCACAACTGGTAGTGCGACTCTACGATGTAACTGGCATTGACTTGAGTTATCAAAGTCCCCAGTTGATACAGCAGTATGAATCTGAAGAGGTAGCACGCGATCGCTTTGTGGCTATTCCCGTGAGCGATCGCGATTATATGGTTGAAATTGGCTATATTGCTAATGGCGATCTTTGGTTACTCATCGCCCGTTCAGCTAACGTTCGGGTCTTCAGTCGTCCCCACGGAGATTTCTGGTTTGTCGCCGATGCCGAGTTGATTATTCACGGAGCAACCCAACCAAATACAACCGTAAACATTGGCGGTCATAACATCAAAATCAAACCCGATGGTACTTTCCACTTACGTCTCCCCTTTTCAGATGGTTTAATGGACTATCTGATCACGGTAGCTGCTGATGGAGAATCCACAAGAACTATTCATAAGAAGTTCTCTCAGGAAACTTCCGAAAGCTAA